In Betaproteobacteria bacterium, a genomic segment contains:
- the yghU gene encoding glutathione-dependent disulfide-bond oxidoreductase: MSDTPPYTPPKIWTWNKANGGKFANINRPVSGPTHDKELPVGRHPLQLYSLATPNGVKVTVMLEELLALGLAGAEYDAWLIKIGEGDQFGSGFVAVNPNSKIPALMDRSGPAPIRVFESGSILMYLAEKFGAFLPTDSRTRAECLSWLFWQMGSAPYLGGGFGHFYAYAPMKIEYAIDRFSMEVKRQLDVLDQHLAHSNYLAGDDYTIADMAVWPWYGALAKGLLYGGGEFLQVQEYANVQRWTDQIAQRPAVKRGRMVNRTFGDPASQLHERHDASDFETKTQDKASVKA; the protein is encoded by the coding sequence ATGAGCGATACGCCCCCCTACACACCACCCAAAATTTGGACCTGGAACAAGGCCAACGGCGGTAAGTTTGCCAACATCAACCGCCCAGTCTCGGGGCCCACCCACGACAAGGAACTCCCCGTGGGCCGCCATCCGCTGCAGCTCTACTCGCTCGCGACCCCCAATGGCGTGAAGGTCACCGTAATGCTGGAAGAACTGCTGGCGCTGGGCCTTGCCGGCGCGGAGTACGACGCGTGGTTGATCAAAATCGGCGAGGGCGATCAATTCGGCAGCGGTTTCGTGGCGGTCAATCCGAATTCCAAAATTCCGGCGCTGATGGATCGCAGCGGCCCGGCACCTATACGCGTGTTCGAATCGGGTTCGATCCTAATGTATCTGGCGGAAAAGTTCGGCGCCTTCCTACCCACGGACTCGCGCACTCGCGCCGAGTGCCTATCGTGGCTCTTCTGGCAAATGGGCAGCGCGCCTTATCTAGGTGGTGGCTTTGGCCACTTCTACGCCTACGCACCCATGAAGATCGAATATGCCATCGACCGCTTCTCGATGGAAGTCAAACGCCAGCTCGACGTGCTCGACCAGCACCTCGCGCATAGTAATTATCTGGCGGGCGATGACTACACCATCGCCGACATGGCGGTGTGGCCCTGGTATGGCGCCTTGGCCAAGGGCCTGCTCTACGGAGGCGGCGAATTTCTGCAAGTGCAGGAATATGCCAACGTGCAGCGCTGGACCGACCAGATCGCGCAACGCCCCGCCGTGAAGCGCGGCCGCATGGTCAACCGAACCTTCGGTGATCCTGCTAGCCAACTACACGAGCGCCATGACGCCAGCGACTTTGAAACGAAGACCCAAGACAAGGCCAGCGTAAAGGCCTGA